The nucleotide window CGTTCTACAGATTAAACTTAAAAGAGTGCTTGATAATATCCCGCACCTGCAGTTGCTATTCTTGATGAAATCCCTCTATTACTGTTTTTCTGCGATTATTAAAAACACTATTTCTCGATGTAAACCAAGCATTGCTTTTTATTCACTAGAAGATTTGGCTGTATCTGTTGTTCCTGTTCCAAAAGCGGCATATTTACTCAGCGGATCTTTTTGCGATTTCTTCCTCCCGCTCGATCCCTTCCACTTCTTTTTCTTATTTGGGGATTTTAGTACCAGTTCATTCTAGGTATAAATACTTGATGAATGATCAGGTAACCGATTGTAGTCAGAGCAACATCAATCTAAGCCTATCTTTCGAACTTTTAATTGATAGGAATTAAGGAAGTCTGTAGGATTTTATTCTTCCGTTTCCAATTCTACACTAGTCCTAGTGGAGCTGACGAGGTTCCGAAAAGGAAAGGGGAGAAGGATGAAACGGATAAAAATCATAGCAGGCGTTCTTTTTACACTGATCGTCCTAAACTTTTCACCAGCAGGAGCAGAAGCACATAATTCTGCCGATTTGTATGTGGGTTCCACCGGACAGGAGGTCAAGGAATTACAGGCATCCTTGCAGGCATTGGGTTATTTCCATGCCGATACAACCGGTTATTATGGCCCCATCACCAAGAATGCAGTCGAACGGTTTCAAGCGGATTTCAATATCACTTCCACCGGCTACACTGGTCCTCTGACGCGGAATATGATGGATCAAATCGAAATGATCGCTCACGTTGTACACGGGGAGGCACGTGGCGAAAGCTATGAGGGACAAGTTGCTGTGGCGGCTGTCATTTTGAATCGCATCGAATCTTCTGCGTTTCCAAACACTACATATGAAGTTGTTTTTCAACGCAACGCATTTACAGCGGTAAATGATGGCCAGTACTGGCTTTCACCCAGCACCACAGCGTTCCGGGCAGTGAAGGATGCTTTTTTCGGCTGGGATCCTTCTTATGGAGCCACTTATTACTATAACCCGAGCGGGGTCACCGACACGTGGATCTTCAGCCGCGACGTCATCCGGCAGATCGGCAACCATCATTTTGCCAGGTAACGGAAGACGCTGTCCTTCCTTTTAAGGACAGCGTTGTTTTTTATTTCGGCTCCTTTCCTAGAAGACGCCATTTTTTGCCTCTCGACAATTTGTAATTGAACAGTAAGTTAGCATGACTGGCAACACGACGATATAGGAAGATTTTATAAATGAAGATGAAAAGGGGCCGCCCGATGGGGTAGCGGGAGAATGATATTATGACCTTAACTGTTATGCTGGTTGATCAGAACACTCAATTTCGTGAAGGCCTTAAGCGAATTCTGGAGGCGGATGGCGCTGCACAAGTGATTGCAGAAGGCGATACTGGAAAATCGATTCTAGGGCTGTATGAAAAATACTGCCCGGATGTACTGCTCATAGATCTTAATTTGTCAGACGGAGAAGGCATTAGGTCGGTCAGCGGGTTAACTGCGAGGTACCCGAAAGCAAAAGTGGCGGCTATTTCGTCCTTAAGTGATCAAACTAATGTAAGCCGTGCATTGCAGGCAGGTGCTGAAGGGTATCTGTTAAAAAATATGAAAGCGGATTCTATTGTGCGAGCGGTAGAAGCTGTGGCCCATGGCGATTCCTATATCCATCCACAAGTGACGCCTTGGCTGGTCGCCGAATTCTGCCGTTTAAGTGAGACCGAAGAAAAGGCATTTTATCAGTCGGACATACGTGCCCCCTACTATCTGCTCACAAAGCGCGAAGTCGACGTCTTGGAATTACTGGCCGCGGGAAACAGCAACCAGGAAATTGCTGAGGTCCTCTTCATTTCTGAAAAAACGGTGAAGGGCCATGTTTCCAGAATATTGGATAAGATGTATGTTGAAGACCGGACCCAAGCGGTGGTTGCGGCAATCAAAAATGGCTGGGTGAAAATTTAATCGAGATTTCAGTTCATCAAGAAACTGAACAATCTCCCTTTATACTTAAGTCATAACGAGAATGGGAATGAAGTTATGTTGAATTCCCCTGATGAAAGATACCTCGCTGAAAAGAGCCGGAATAAGTTCTTCTGGCGTTTCGAATCTACAGCTCTCCCTCATTGTGGTCACCTAAACATTTTTAGGCTTAGTTAAGTTAAATGTATTTCTTCTAAATACTTTTTTACGAATTTTCCAGTCGGTTCAGCGCTTTCCATCTGCCGTTCGCCCATCACTTTTCGGATTTGTTCGATCATTTTGTGGACTATTCCCTCGCTTCGATGCGAGGGGACAATTGCAAGGTGATGAATAACAAAAGTATCTTCCATAATTTCCACACCGATCACCCCAACTGTATCTTCCGCTTCCTTCCATAAATATAATTGCCAATTCGCGTTTTCCTCGTACCTATGCATCGTTTCTTGGAGTTTCTTCAGGTCTCGCGCTTCAGGAAATAAGGATAACAAGCCCATTGCGATTTTTTTATACGGTTTTTTATATTTCACCAGCATTTCATCTCTCCCTTTCTGCGCATTCGCTTTCTCTTGTCAGTTTCTCCTACTCTCCATAATACCTGATTTTACCCATTCTCTAAATCAGTTATTGTTCTCTGGAAATTTCTTGCGCCGTTTATCATCATGCGTTTTCGCGGTTCCACAAAAAAATAGGCAGCCCAATTGGCTGCCTATGGTATGAATCGAGTTGAATTTTGATTTTCATTTTTGCAGGTGTTCAGTTACTAGTTACTCAACTACTTCTTCCTCTTCCAATGGTTCTTCCACTGGCTCTTCTTCTGCACAGGCAGCTAAGACACTCATCGATAGAATCGCTGCTGCTCCTAACTTTAGCCACTTCGTCTGGATCACTGTGATCACCTCTTTTGGGACATAGGATGGATGCTTCTGTTTCTATTCCCTTGATCCTTCTGACCCAAACCTTAAAGTAGAGTTGTCAGCAAGCGCGTCTCATTTAGCTACCCGTATTCGGTTCTAATTAGAATCGCAACAAGGATATCCTTTTTCTCTTATTACTGGATGAATAAGAATGTAATTTACATATTGCGAACTAGTAAAGTAGGATTATTAAAACCCTCTGATTTCCTTTTTGCCCTTCTACTCGTCGGAAATCAACTGGAATTAAAAAGCTTGGTGAATGGCTCATCCGCCATGCCCAAGCTAAATAGGTCAAGAGCTGTCTGTTAGTGACCTAAGATATGTAGTTAGAAAATATGGAACAGCTTATCGCTTATTCTCTGCCTTTGCATCATCTTCTATTTCTTCGAATTCCGCCTCCAGAATTTCCTCGAAATCTATGATTATGGTACCCGTTTCGGCATTCGACTTATAAAAATCTACGTCTGCAATGGGTAATTCCCTTAAATGTTTTTTCAACCGATTTGCCATCGGACGATAAGTAGCAAAAGTTAACCCTCCGGATAATACGGCCCCCGCTACAGGGATGACTTTACTGGCGGACTTCGAAAAGGTATCTTTCGTCATCTTGATTCCAACCGTTCTCGCAACTTTATTGACGATTGGATAAACAGTTCCCTTCGTTAAAGGTTTCTTTGCAAGATCTTTCTGCAGTTGTACAGCGGCTGATTTTGCAAGTTTGGTGATGGTTGCATTTGCTGTATGTACGCCGAACATGACGCCGATAAAAAGCGTTAATTGATTCATTGTCTCATCGTCGGCGTCATCTTCTAACTCGAACAGTTCGTTCCAACCATACAAATAGATAAGCTTTTGAAGAATCCGCAGGACATGCGCATAATACTGCGCAATATCGGCTGGTATTGTTCCATAAGCAGCAACGCCGCCAGGAAATCCAGCAATAGCTGAAATGCCTGTAACTTGATTTGTTTCATTCTTTATGCAGGATTTCGCTAATTTGTCGATTGCTTCTATCGGGATACCGGCACTTGCGGGGTTTGTCTGTACCGCTAGCTTAACGACCTCAGTTGAGTAATGTTTATTAAGCTGGTTCGTTAAAAACTTCTCCCTTTCCACTTTCACTCCAGGCACTTTTAATGCATTTTTAAGTGTTAAAAAGAACAGTTCTTCAGGTTTATTCCACAATTCAATTTTCATATTGTATTCCCTTCAACAGAGAGTAAGTGACGTCGATTCTTGGCAAAAACTGTTCGTTTATTCCGCCTTAAAGTTCCAGGACTTACTCACCTACCATACCGTCCTTATCATTATCCTGCATGTAGGGATATAGCCAATGATCACTCATGATCGGCATACTGAACCCCGCTGCTTTCGCTTCTTTGATTGTTACCTGGCCATTGCCGTTTGTATCAACACTGGAAACGTCATGGGCTGTGTCTGTATCGGCTGGCTCAGCTGGCTCATTTTCTGTTAACCCCAGCGATTCGTTGACTTCATCCGGGTTCACATTATTGAATGTATCCACGACTTCGTTCCCCATCACCGTGTAAGTATACTGATACCTCGAAGGGATCTGTGTTTCCGTATTCGGATAGGTGATAATCGCTTCAAAATGAGTAGCTCCGCCTGCGTCCCGAATCACATCTTCCATGTAAGCCTGATCGCCATGCCGGTTAAGCGTGCTGTCTTGCGGAGTAATATTGTATGCATTTGCTACCCCTCCGAGCGAATCAGCAATTACATGGCCTTCATCCAAAACGTCGCTTTCAACGCCCGGAACCTTTGCTTCATCCGGGTAATAGCGGCCATCCGCTGTCACAGGTTCGCTGTTGTCATCCTGCGGGATGATTTCATCTGCAACGACACGGACTAATTGCCCGTATTCATTCGTAAACGCCCAATATTCGCGTTCCCCGTAGCCGACATCAACGACGACATTCGGTTCACGGTAGCCAGATAAGTCCCCGCCATCAACCGTGATAAGTTCATACCCCGGAAACGGTGCTTCCTCTGGCTGTGCTGGTGCTGATTCTACATCACTTGGTGCCGCTTCTGCTTCACTTGATTCTTCTGGCGAAGCCTCTGTTTCCGTTTCATCGGCAACCGCAGTATCCGTTTCTGCTTGTTCGCTAATTTCTTCTGTTTCGGCTTCGGCCACTTCTTGTGAAACGGTCTCTTCGCCTGCAACGGCTGATTCTTCTGCGTCCGTACAGCCAACCATCATGATAGCGGTTGAAAGTAAGAGGAAAAGGTTCATTTTCTTTTTCATGTCAGGACTCCCTACTGTTCAATCTCAATACTGTTCTAAAATTCATAGCATTTAACATAGCGTAACACTATCCAGTTACCGGTAACAATATATTCCAGAATAAATTTCACAGCGGTAAATACGTTGCTCGAAGCCTGTCATATAAACGCAAAAGTGTAACTATCCTGGTTTAGAAAGCATCTCTTAAGAATGTCCATCACTGTTCTCACAATCTATAAGAGAAAAGTTATGTTGCAGCACTCCTATTTATCCATAGTGAAATCCTGAACAATCGTTTTTAACCAGTACGGTTTGCCATTAATCATGATGGTTTCTTTAGGCAGTTTCCCTCTCTTCCAATACACGTGAAGTTTTTTGACATCCATATTCAATCCGCGACCGCTCAAATTTTCTGCAAATCCTTTTTGGCTCAGCAAATCAGCCGGATCTTTAATGATCAAAGGTTTCGGCGTCTTCGCTAGGTACGTGTCTTCGAAAAAATATGTTTGCAGTTCTTCCAGTGCAAGTGGAATCCAAGATGGATCGAGGTCTGAAAACAGCTTTTTCAATTCAAACGGCTCTTCATATTCAAAAAAACGAGCCAGTTCAATTATTGTTTGTTCGTGTGAGCTGACTGCAAGCTCTTCAGGATGGATATCCTCTTTCTCGACATACGGTTTAAGGTTTGGGAAGTTTTTCAGTAGATTTTCTGTGGCGGTTTTCATGAGTTTCATCCTCCTTTTTGTTGAATTACTCAACACCCACTACTAGTTTAACGTGATTTTGTTGAGTAATTCAACAAAAAGATCTTTATTCATGACAGCAGTAAAAGCCATCAGATGATTTGCTTTCTGATGGCTCGCTGCATTTTTAAATTGTGAGGTCGCTGAAGGCGGTGTTCTCTTCGGCGGCCGCCAGCACCCGGTTTTGGATTTTGAAGGGAATCTGCAATTGGTCGCAGCGGTCAAACAGAGCAGACAGTGCGTTCCGGCTTTTCAGGATTTCGGGTATATCCCGGTGGCAAGCTGCCATGTGCAGGTTGCGTCGCCAAAAATGGAGGCTTCCGAGAGCGCTGATTTGCTTCTTATTTAATGCCTGATTCATGATGAATCACTCCTTATGGTTGGGTTTTACAGAAAGGGGGATTCCCCTTTCTGTGGTTATATGACACCTTTTTCCTTCAATGACAGGCTATTGGATGGGCTGACGATGATGGAATCGAGCAGATCGATGCCGAGCAGGCTGCCCGCCTCCTGCAACCGTTTGCTGACGTCGATATCTTCCGGTGAATACTGGCAATCGCCCGACGGATGGTTATGTGCAACTAAAATAGAAGCGGCGTTGTTCAGGATGGCCGGTTTGAACACTTCCCTCGGATGGACGATGCTCGCATTCAAGCTTCCGACGTGACAGCGGTGGACAGCGGTCACGTGGTTCTTCATGTTTAGACATAAAACGAGAAACACTTCCCGGTCCTCATCCCCGATTAACGCTTGTATCAAAGCCGTCGCATCATAGGATGACCGGATTTGCTGAGGCAGAAGGCTCGTATACGCTTCTTCCACCTCCCTCACCTCTTGTTTGATTCGGATGATTTCAACCAGATTTTCGAATTTCATGTTTGGTTCTCTCCTTTTTGATTTGTCCGCCGGACGCTCATCTTCCCAAAGGGGAGGATTTTTGCCTTTTGGCATGGAGGACGAACACATCCGATAGCCGACCAGTCAAGGGTTTCAGCGGAACAAGTTTTCAGCGAAGCGCGGTCTGAAAAAGTTTTTCGCCCCTTGACTGCTTGTTTTCTGTCGGCTCCTGTCTTAGCCGGAAACAGGGATAGGGCGAAGCCAAGGAATCTGTCCCTGTTTCGGGGTTAGACAGGCTCGGAACGTGTACGCTCCGGAGGACAAAAGCAAAAAGTACGAAAAAAGGCAGCCGTTTCGGCTGCCTTCCGCTTGATCTTTTCTCTTTCCGGCTCGTTTCCTCGTCAGAAAAAGCCAGGAACCTACGGGCTGTTCTTTCAGTTACAGCCCGTGGTTATCGGGTTTTTCAGAGGGAAGCGACACGTTATGGCTTCTTGCAAAGCGGTCTGTGCTTTGGTAGAAGCCGTCGTGCTGCCGCCCGCCTGTTTTCTTTTTTTAGTAATGCGTCGTTACCACGCGGATTTTCGTGTTGTCTTTTTTCTCATATGCCGGGTCTTTTTTAAGTAATACGCCCGAATCAGTTGATGAAGAGAATCTGACGGCTTTGATTGTATGATGTCACGGATAAAACTTGGTTCAATTGGTTCTAACTGGTTTTCCCTTTCCATATTGAGCACATCTGCAACGGTTTTGATACTGCCATGTGTGGCATACAGCTTGACGACTCGTTTCTCAAGTGTATCTTCTTCATGTTCTTCTGTCAGCTGGACAAACTGCTGCAAGAACTGGATTTCCTTTTTTGCTTCCTCAACTGTCGGTAATCGTTTCATTCGGCGCCTCCCATTATTACGAGCAACTAGTAAGTGATAAATGACTCGTTCTCTTATTAGTTCAATGTCCAGCTGTGCATTTCCTATTCCATTGTTGGAAACGATAAAAATATTGCTAAGAAACTGAACGGGCAAAGAAATAAGCGAGCGTGATGGTGTTAGTTACTTGTCTCTTATCCATGATGCTTCTTCTATCGAGAACTGTGCCTTGCACCGGCTGTACTTCTTAATCTCCTTGTTAAACGAGTCAATGAGATTCATCAAGTAGATACTTGGCCAGATGGAGGCCGAGAAATCAGAAAATGTAAGCAAGTATTGGTTGTCAGCGAGCGACTGGGCGACACGCGGATAGGGAGTTTTCCATTTGGCAATGAAGGCAACCAGTGCTTCCGCTGTCTCTTCCCGGTCTTCAGACCGGTATACCACTTTGTAGTCCTCGTAGATTTCCGCCCTCGCTAGTTAGCACAGACGTGAAAGCGAATACATTTTCTATTGAAATCCATATATTTGTATATACATATATACAAATGATGTCTATAGTAAAGGGTAAGAATGTTCATAAAGGAGTGGAAGTAAAATGTATAGCTTTTTGCAGCGAATCGGGAAATCGTTGATGTTCCCCATTGCAACTTTACCGGCAGCGGCGTTGCTCTTACGGCTCGGTCAAGATGATTTGCTCGGTATTCCGTTCTTATCAGCAGCGGGCGGCGGGATTATCAGCAACCTGGCACTGATTTTTGCCATTGGGATTGCGATGGGGCTTGCCCATGACAGCAACGGGGGAGCCGCACTTGCAGGGGCGATTGCCTATCTTGTTTTGACAGAAGCGATTGTCACAATCAATGAAACCATCGATATGGGTGTCTTTGCCGGAATCATATCGGGGATTGTTGGGGGACTTCTGTATAATAAATTCTACGATGTGAAGTTTCCGCAGTGGCTAGCGTTTTTCGGCGGCCGGCGCTTTGTGCCGATTATCACGGCCGGTGTGATGACACTGGTAGCGGCTGTCCTCGGCTATGTATGGCCTACGGTCCAATTGGGTTTGGATGCGACAGGTGAATGGATTTTGAATGCAGGCATGCTGGGTGTAGGTACATATGGATTCTTGAACCGTCTTTTGCTGCCGACAGGGCTGCATCATGTGATCAACACGATTGTTTGGTTCGATTTCGGCGAGTTTACGACTGCCAGCGGAGAAATTGTACGGGGTGAGATCAACCGGTTCTTAAGTGGGGATCCGACAGCGGGCCCTTTCCTTTCCGGTTTCTTCCCGATCATGATGTTCGGTCTTCCGGCAGCTGCTTTGGCGATGTACGCAACAGCTAAAAAAGAACGGAAAGCTGTGGTCGGCGGGATGTTCTTCAGTATCGGATTCACGTCATTTCTGACCGGGATCACAGAACCCATTGAGTTCTCTTTCATGTTCTTATCGCCGATCCTTTATGTGGTCCACGCATTGTTGACAGGTGTGTCAATGATGATTGCTTACGCATTGGATATCCGTCATGGCTTCGGATTTTCAGCGGGCGCCATCGATTATGTGCTGAATTACGGACTGGCGGAAAATCCGCTCCTTCTTCTCGTCATGGGACTGGGCTTCGGAGCTGTCTATTTCTTCATTTTCTACTTCTTGATCATCAAACTGGATTTAAAAACACCAGGGCGCGAAGATGAAGATGCAGAAGATGGCAACGCGGATGTGGGAGACCAGGGATTGGATGTCCGTGCTTATCATACGATTGAAGCGCTCGGGGGCAGCGAGAACATAAAAGCTGTTGACTATTGCACGACGCGTCTCCGGCTGTCAGTGAAGGACGCTGATCAAGTGGACGAAAAAGGTCTGAAACAGACTGGTGCCATGGGCGTAATGAGAATCAGCAAAACGAATGTCCAAGTCGTTATCGGAACGACGGTGGAATTTTTAGCGGATGCGATGAAAAAGCGCCTATCTTCCGGCAACCAGCCACCGGCTTATGCAGATGGCCAAGTGGCGATCACTCCGGAAGAACCAGTGCTGTCGAAAGAAATCATAGCCGGGGATTTTGCCATGCCGATTGACGGCGAGATCATTCCACTAGCCGATGTGCCGGATGAAGTCTTTGCGAAAGGTATGATGGGACAGGGTTTCGGTATCATTCCAAAAGGTGAAACGCTTCATTCGCCGGTTGACGGCAGAGTGGTCAGTGTCTTTCCGACGAAACACGCCATCGGCATCGAATCCGATACCGGTGTCGAAATTTTGATCCATGTCGGTTTGGATACGGTCAAATTGAACGGTGAAGGATTTAAACTGCTCGTGGAGCAAGGCCAACTCGTGGAACGGGGAGATGAACTTCTCCGCATCGACTGGGCATTCATCGAAGCGAATGCGCCGTCCGCTGTGACCCCTGTCATTTTCACGAATCTAGGGGAACAGCAATTGCATGTGCTGAAACAAGGGAACGTGCGACAGGGAACAGTTGACGTTGTGGAAGTCCGATAAGATGGCAGCAGAACCAGGAAACTCTTTTGAGAATCCTGGTTTTTCTTTAGGAGGGGTTTGAATGACAAAAACAATGCTGATTTCAAATGTAATGATAGGAGACGCAGAACAAGAGAGCTTCACCGGCAATCTATTAATCGAGGGAAGCGAAATTACGAACGTAATGGAATCCGGAAGCTATGACGCGGATATACACATTGACGCCACAGGGAAAAATTGGGCAGCTGTTCCGGGATTCATCGATTTGCATATCCACGGAGCGGCCGGATATGACACGATGGATGCGACGCAGGAAGCGCTCAGAGGGATTGCCCAGGCATTGCCGAAGGAGGGGACAACGAGTTTTCTGGCGACGACGATGACACAACGCGGCGACGCCATTGCCGCGGCCCTGAAAGCCATTGGGCGATTCCAGCTGACAAGCGGGCAAGCAGAACTGCTCGGTGTCCACCTGGAAGGCCCGTTCATCTCTGCAAAACGGGCCGGGGCGCAACCCATCGGCCATATCATTCCGCCATCCCTTCCGCTGTTCGAAGAATGGCAGACACTCAGCGGGGATCGCATCCGCCTCGTTACCATCGCGCCGGAAACCGAAGGCGGCCTCGATTTTATACAAACGATGACGAACCGGGGCATCCTGTCTTCCATCGGTCATTCCGATGCGACTTTTGAGGACGTGGAACATGCCATACAGGCTGGGGCCAGCCGCGTCACGCATTTGTATAACCAGATGAGCCCGTTCCATCATCGGAATCCCGGCGTGGTGGGCGGTGCTCTCTTGGAAGATGGATTGAATGCGGAACTGATCGCGGATTTTGTCCACAGTCACCAAAAATCGGTCGAACTGGCTTTTCGTCAGAAGGGGGCAGAGCACCTGATTCTCATCACAGATGCGATGCGCGCGAAAGGACTGCCGTCCGGCACATATGAGCTGGGGGGACAGAAAGTGAACGTCAGCGGGAACGAAGCGCGTCTGGCGGATGGGACATTGGCCGGCAGCATCCTGACGATGGAGCAGGCCGTGAAAAATGTCCGGGCCGCCACCGGCTGTTCCGTAAGGGAACTCGTTGCGATGACTTCCGCGAACGCCGCCAAGGAACTCGGGCTTGAGCGCAAAGGGCGTCTCGCGGCCGGTAATGATGCGGATATTGTCTTACTGGATGAACAGTTCAATGTCCAGCTGACCGTTTGCAGAGGTGAAATCGCTTATTTCAGGGAGGTTGCGAAATGAAGATTCTGAACGTCGCCAATTATGAGGAAATGAGCAGCGAAGCGGCAAGGCTCGTTGAACAAGAAATCCAGCGGCGTAGTAATCCCGTGCTAGGACTGGCGACAGGATCCACTCCGCTCGGGCTGTACCGGGAATTGATCGAAGGATTCAACAGCCGCGGGATCTCCTACCGGAATGTGCGGACGGTCAATCTTGATGAATACAGAGGGCTGGCCAAGAACCACCCGAACAGCTACTATCAATTTATGAATAAGAATTTGTTCCATCATCTCGATATCCGGGAGGAAAACACATACATCCCAGATGGCCTGGCGCGACCGGTTGAAGCGGAGTGTCGGCGATATGAGGCATTGATCGACGAAATCGGCCCGGCCCATCTGCAGATCCTCGGGATAGGAACGAATGGCCACATCGGGTTCAATGAACCCGGGACGCCGGAGGATAGTCTTACCCATTGTGTCTCTCTCGCGGAATCCACCCGGAAGAACAATGCCCGATTTTTTGATTCGCCTGAACAAGTGCCGACGCACGCCATTACGATGGGGATCGCGTCAATTTTAAAGAGTGACAAGATTGTGCTGCTTGCTTCCGGAACACGGAAAGCCCAAGCTGTGAAAACATTACTGGAAGGGACGATTGATACCGGGTTCCCGGCATCATTTCTTCGGAAGCATCCGGATGTGACGCTGATTGCTGATCAGGAAGCCTTCCATCTCGCTAAAGCAGAAGGGAAGTGAACAATGTGTTGGATAAAGAGTCT belongs to Planococcus lenghuensis and includes:
- a CDS encoding cell wall hydrolase, which translates into the protein MKRIKIIAGVLFTLIVLNFSPAGAEAHNSADLYVGSTGQEVKELQASLQALGYFHADTTGYYGPITKNAVERFQADFNITSTGYTGPLTRNMMDQIEMIAHVVHGEARGESYEGQVAVAAVILNRIESSAFPNTTYEVVFQRNAFTAVNDGQYWLSPSTTAFRAVKDAFFGWDPSYGATYYYNPSGVTDTWIFSRDVIRQIGNHHFAR
- a CDS encoding LuxR C-terminal-related transcriptional regulator; protein product: MTLTVMLVDQNTQFREGLKRILEADGAAQVIAEGDTGKSILGLYEKYCPDVLLIDLNLSDGEGIRSVSGLTARYPKAKVAAISSLSDQTNVSRALQAGAEGYLLKNMKADSIVRAVEAVAHGDSYIHPQVTPWLVAEFCRLSETEEKAFYQSDIRAPYYLLTKREVDVLELLAAGNSNQEIAEVLFISEKTVKGHVSRILDKMYVEDRTQAVVAAIKNGWVKI
- a CDS encoding GNAT family N-acetyltransferase; the encoded protein is MLVKYKKPYKKIAMGLLSLFPEARDLKKLQETMHRYEENANWQLYLWKEAEDTVGVIGVEIMEDTFVIHHLAIVPSHRSEGIVHKMIEQIRKVMGERQMESAEPTGKFVKKYLEEIHLT
- a CDS encoding DNA/RNA non-specific endonuclease, which encodes MKKKMNLFLLLSTAIMMVGCTDAEESAVAGEETVSQEVAEAETEEISEQAETDTAVADETETEASPEESSEAEAAPSDVESAPAQPEEAPFPGYELITVDGGDLSGYREPNVVVDVGYGEREYWAFTNEYGQLVRVVADEIIPQDDNSEPVTADGRYYPDEAKVPGVESDVLDEGHVIADSLGGVANAYNITPQDSTLNRHGDQAYMEDVIRDAGGATHFEAIITYPNTETQIPSRYQYTYTVMGNEVVDTFNNVNPDEVNESLGLTENEPAEPADTDTAHDVSSVDTNGNGQVTIKEAKAAGFSMPIMSDHWLYPYMQDNDKDGMVGE
- a CDS encoding JAB domain-containing protein, which gives rise to MKFENLVEIIRIKQEVREVEEAYTSLLPQQIRSSYDATALIQALIGDEDREVFLVLCLNMKNHVTAVHRCHVGSLNASIVHPREVFKPAILNNAASILVAHNHPSGDCQYSPEDIDVSKRLQEAGSLLGIDLLDSIIVSPSNSLSLKEKGVI
- a CDS encoding transposase; its protein translation is MYEDYKVVYRSEDREETAEALVAFIAKWKTPYPRVAQSLADNQYLLTFSDFSASIWPSIYLMNLIDSFNKEIKKYSRCKAQFSIEEASWIRDK
- the nagE gene encoding N-acetylglucosamine-specific PTS transporter subunit IIBC, producing the protein MYSFLQRIGKSLMFPIATLPAAALLLRLGQDDLLGIPFLSAAGGGIISNLALIFAIGIAMGLAHDSNGGAALAGAIAYLVLTEAIVTINETIDMGVFAGIISGIVGGLLYNKFYDVKFPQWLAFFGGRRFVPIITAGVMTLVAAVLGYVWPTVQLGLDATGEWILNAGMLGVGTYGFLNRLLLPTGLHHVINTIVWFDFGEFTTASGEIVRGEINRFLSGDPTAGPFLSGFFPIMMFGLPAAALAMYATAKKERKAVVGGMFFSIGFTSFLTGITEPIEFSFMFLSPILYVVHALLTGVSMMIAYALDIRHGFGFSAGAIDYVLNYGLAENPLLLLVMGLGFGAVYFFIFYFLIIKLDLKTPGREDEDAEDGNADVGDQGLDVRAYHTIEALGGSENIKAVDYCTTRLRLSVKDADQVDEKGLKQTGAMGVMRISKTNVQVVIGTTVEFLADAMKKRLSSGNQPPAYADGQVAITPEEPVLSKEIIAGDFAMPIDGEIIPLADVPDEVFAKGMMGQGFGIIPKGETLHSPVDGRVVSVFPTKHAIGIESDTGVEILIHVGLDTVKLNGEGFKLLVEQGQLVERGDELLRIDWAFIEANAPSAVTPVIFTNLGEQQLHVLKQGNVRQGTVDVVEVR
- the nagA gene encoding N-acetylglucosamine-6-phosphate deacetylase, producing the protein MTKTMLISNVMIGDAEQESFTGNLLIEGSEITNVMESGSYDADIHIDATGKNWAAVPGFIDLHIHGAAGYDTMDATQEALRGIAQALPKEGTTSFLATTMTQRGDAIAAALKAIGRFQLTSGQAELLGVHLEGPFISAKRAGAQPIGHIIPPSLPLFEEWQTLSGDRIRLVTIAPETEGGLDFIQTMTNRGILSSIGHSDATFEDVEHAIQAGASRVTHLYNQMSPFHHRNPGVVGGALLEDGLNAELIADFVHSHQKSVELAFRQKGAEHLILITDAMRAKGLPSGTYELGGQKVNVSGNEARLADGTLAGSILTMEQAVKNVRAATGCSVRELVAMTSANAAKELGLERKGRLAAGNDADIVLLDEQFNVQLTVCRGEIAYFREVAK
- the nagB gene encoding glucosamine-6-phosphate deaminase; the encoded protein is MKILNVANYEEMSSEAARLVEQEIQRRSNPVLGLATGSTPLGLYRELIEGFNSRGISYRNVRTVNLDEYRGLAKNHPNSYYQFMNKNLFHHLDIREENTYIPDGLARPVEAECRRYEALIDEIGPAHLQILGIGTNGHIGFNEPGTPEDSLTHCVSLAESTRKNNARFFDSPEQVPTHAITMGIASILKSDKIVLLASGTRKAQAVKTLLEGTIDTGFPASFLRKHPDVTLIADQEAFHLAKAEGK